Genomic window (Luteolibacter sp. Y139):
GATCGAGCGCTTCTCGCTCGAAGCGGTCAATCGTGCTCCGGCCCGCTTCGATCACGAGAAATGCGCGTGGGTGAACCAGCAACACCTGCTCAAGCTTTCCCCGGAATCATTCGCCGAAGCCGCCAGGCCCTTCGTTGCCGAAGCCGGCCTGCCCATCGACGACCGCTACCCCGCCGTCGCCGCCGTCGTGCGTGAGAAGGTCCGCCTGCTTTCTGAAGTCCCGGCAGCGATTGGCTTCCTGCTTGCCGATAGTTTCGACCTCGACCCCGAGGCCGTCGAAAAGGTCCGCGGCAATGCCGCCGCGAAGGATCTGCTCGCCGCCTTGGCAAACGACTTCGCCAAGCTTTCCGAGTGGTCCGCTGATGCAGCGAAGCACCAGATCGGCGAGACCGCCAAGGCCGCCGGCGCCAAGCCGGGCCAGCTCATGTTCCCGGTCCGCGTCGCCCTCAGCGGCAAGTCCGGCGGGCCGGATCTGGGGGATATCCTCGGCTTGTTAGGCCAAGAGAAGTGCGTGGCGCGGTTACGGGCGTTCGTGGCCTCTCTCTAAGTCTTCGTAGCGGAAGCGCTGCGCGCTTCCGGGTGGGGCGAGCTCTCTCTTGGAATCGTCACTCCGATTCGCAAGGTGTCTGCACCCCGCCGGAACGGCGCAGCCGTTCCGCTACCTCACAAACAGCGCCAGCCGCCGGTCCACGGACTTGTTCGGCGCGTCGTCGAGCGGGCGACTGTGAGGATTACGCAGGTCGGCCAGTTTCCGCCCGCCGCATTGGGACAGGCACGCCATCGCCAGCTCGTGCTCGCGGTCGAAGTAGGAAGTGATCGCCAGCAGACCACCCGGCTTCAGCCCATCGAGCGCATTGCGATACAGCACCTCCCACACCGCCGCGTCGTGCCAGTAGTTCTGGTGGCGGATGAAGGTGAAATCGAAGGGCGGCAGCTGCTTCATCCGATCCGTCCGCGAGGCATCCCCCGCGCGGAAATCGAGCTGCCACCCCGGCGGCGCATTCGGGATCCAGCGCGACCTCGCCTCGGCGATTTCCGGCGGCCGCAAATCGATCCCCAGATAGAATAACTCCGTCGCCTGGGGGGCGACCGCGCCCAACAAGACCCCGGTCTCATCCGCCCGCCCGCAGGCCAGATTCAGCACCGCCACTTTCTCCGGAGCCTGCCATTCCGCCGCCCGCAGGCCCAGCGCCAGCAAGTCCCCGAGACGACGGACATCCGCCGCAATCCCCGGGAAGCTGAATGGCACGGCAGGCGTCACGCGCGGGGAGAAATGCGTTCTCCTCCGGATCCCGGCAAGGCTTTCCCGTTCTGAGTCTTATCCTCCAAAATGAGGGGTCCCCAGCGGCAACACCTCCGGGAATTCCAGTTTGTCTTTGTCACAAATCGCCGTTACAACCATCCCTTTCCGCCCCGAAACCTGCGCCACATGGTCCCCAGTACCTCGCCCGTCCATCCCGTCGATCCGGCTCTACAAGAATCGATCGCCCGCATTTCCAACCAGTTCGCGATTGAGGGCGAGTTCATCGAAGGCGAGGAAATCGAGAGCGGTCATATCAATTCGACCTACCGGGCTACCTTCGAGACCTCGTCCGGAGCCCGGCACCGCTACATCCTCCAGAGGATCAATGAGAAGGTCTTCAAGGACCCGGTGGCGGTGATGCGGAACGTGGAATGTGTGACCCGTCACATCAACTGGAAGGTGCTGCGGGTGAAAAAGGACCTCGGCGGCCAGACGCTCAGCCTCTATCCCGGCCGCGGCGGCCGGTCATGGGTGGTGGGACCGAATGGCGGGATCTGGCGTTGCTACAATTCCATCGAAGGCTGCGTCACCTACGACATCATCGAAAACACCCGCCAGGCTTTCCAGGCGGCGCGCGCCTTCGGCTCGTTCCAAGATCTGGTGAGCGATCTGCCGGCGAGTGAGATCGAGGAGACCATCCCGGATTTCCACCACACAAGGAAGCGCTTCGAGCGGTTGATGCGGGTGGCGGATGCCGACCCACATGGTCGCGCCGGATCGGTGGGAGCCGAGCTGGAATTCGTGCGGCAGCGGGAAAAGGACGTGGGCGTGATCATCGACCTGCTCGCCACGCATTCCATTCCGACGCGCATCACTCACAACGACACCAAGATCAACAACGTGATGATTGATGCCGACACGGATGAGGCGGTCTGCGTGATCGACCTTGATACCGTGATGCCCGGCGCCTCGCTCTACGATTTCGGCGACCTCGTCCGCACCGCCACCAGCCCGGCAGCGGAAGACGAGCGGGATCTCTCCAAGGTGGTGATGCAGATGCCGATGTTCGAGGCGCTGGTGGATGGCTACCTCGATGCGGCCGACGATTTCCTCAACGACGCCGAGATCGAGCACCTCGCCTTCAGCGGCAAGCTGATCACCTTCGAAACCGGCATGCGTTTCCTGACCGACTTTCTTGAGGGCGACGGCTACTTCAAGATTCACCGCGAAGGCCACAACCTCGATCGCTGTCGCACCCAGTTCAAGCTGGTGGCGGAGATCGAGCGCCAGCAGGAGACGATGGAGAAATTCGTGCGGAAGGTGCGGCGCGGGAAGCGCTGAGCGGCTAGTGCGCGGTCGAGGTGAACTTCAGGCCAATGATCGCGACCACCAGCAAGCCGAGGAACAAGGCCCGGGCCGGAGTCATGGTTTCGCCGTGGAGAAAGACCGCCGCGATGGCGGCTCCCGCGGCGCCGATGCCGACCCACACCGCATAGGCGGTCCCGACCGGCAGGTTCTTCACCGCAAGTGAGAGAAGCACGAGGCTGGCAACGAGCGCACTGCCGACAAAGACAGAGGGCCAAAGGCGGGTGAAGCCTTCAGTGGATTTCAGGCCGAGGGCCCAGCAAATCTCCAGCAAGCCGGCGAGAACGAGTAGGATCCAGGAATTCATGTGCACTTGAAGCAGGGTTCAGGTGCGTCGTCTTTTCCTTCAACCGGGTACGGCGCGTCTCGTCCGGGCGGCGGGACCAAAGCCCCGGGGCGGGCTTTGGTCAAGTGGAGAAGAGCTAGCGTTTGACGGAGAACGGTGGGGGAGATGATCCTGCGCGCGTGAAGATCACGCTGTGTTATCGCGATGAGCCCTTGGGTGAGGCTTGGAGACATTGCTTCGAAGGGCTCAATGAGGTGGCCATCCTCGAAGGCGACATTTGCCAGCTTTCCTGCGATGCGGTGGTCAGTCCCGCCAATTCCTTCGGCTTCATGGACGGAGGGCTGGATCATTTGCTCTCGGAGCGCTTCGGATGGGATTTGCAGGATCGCGTGATGAAGGCGATCCAAAGTCGGCCGATGCGCGAACTGCTGATCGGCGAAGCGATTGTCGTAGCGACGGAAGATGTCCGGGTCCCTTGGCTCATCGCCGCCCCGACGATGCGGGTGCCCATGCGCATCCGGAACAGCATCCACGCGTATCTCGCCATGAAAGCGATCTTGATTGCTGCCAAGTCGCATCAAGAAGAGATTCCGATCACTCATGTCGCGGTTCCGGGACTGGGCACAGGCGTGGGGCATCTGGCTCCGCAAGTCGCAGCGGCTCAAATGGCCAAGGCCTATCGCGAGGTGATGCTCGATGAGCACAAGTATCCCGGCAGCTTCAATGAGGCTCAGCGCATGCATCTCGACCTGAACCGCAGCGCCATGCTGTACGACTGAGAGAGGTGGACGGCGCAAGATGCATCCGCCTCGTCGCAGGGTGCACCCGTTAGAGACGTGCCAGGGCGGGCATGCTGTAGGAAATCCTTGGAGGGAGCGGGATCGGCGCGGAATCACGTCGTGGCACAGGCTTCGCTAAAACGCGCGCCATCATGATCTCTCGCTTCACCGCACTACTATCGCTCTTCAAGCGCCGCCAACGCTCTCTGCCTCCCCGCCGTTTCCGCCGCGTGCGGATGTTCAATCTGTAGTCCTGCGTGTGAGCGTCATCACACACTCCAAATGCCGGGTGTGCGGGAAGAGATCGAAAGGCTGCACCTTCTGAAGCTCGAAGCCGCCTTGCTTGAGGATGGCGAGGTCGCGGACCTGGGTCGCGGGGTCGCAGGAGACATAGACGACCCGGGACGGCGCGAAGGCGATGAGCTGCTCGAGGAACTCCGGCGAGCAACCCTTCCGCGGCGGGTCGATGAGCACCGCGGTCTCGTTCGCGGGAAACTCGATGTCGGCGAAGATCGTCTCGGCCGAGGCAGCGAGGAAGCGGGCATTGGTGATACCATTTGACTCTGCATTGCGCCGCGCCCAATCGGCGGCGGCTTCGCTGACTTCCACGCCGGCGACTTGCTCGAAGTTTTTCGCCAAGGTCAGCGCAAACAGGCCGGAGCCGCAGTAGGCATCGACAAGGAAACGCGCGCCACCCGCCTTCGCCTCTTCCGCGGCATGGCCGGTGAAGGCGGGCAGGATGAAGGGATTGTTCTGGAAGAACTCACCGGCGAGGAAATCGAAGGACAACTCGCCGACATGCTCGGTCACCACCGCATTCGGATTCGTTTCCACGCGCCCCTCGGTCGCGCGCAGCAGCAGCGTGGCGCCTTTTTTGAATTGCTTGGCGCGCTGGCGGGCCGACTCGCGCTCGCGAGGGAGGGCGGCATTGATCTCCTCCATCGCGATCGGGCATTGCGGGACATCGATGATGCTGCGCCGGCCATTCGGCAGGAAGCCGATCGGCCCGATGACGCCATCCTTTGGGCGGTCAAAGTGCGGCGTGATCTTTGAGCGATAGTTCCAGATCTTCGGCGAAGGGATGCAGGGCAGCACCGGGAACTCGATGCCCGCCATATGCTGCAGCAGTTCGCCCACCTGGCGCGTCTTCCAATCGAGCTGCGCCTGATAGGAGAGATGCTGGTACTGGCAGCCGCCGCAGGTGCCGAAGAGTGGGCACTTCGGCTCGCCACGTTCGGGCGAGGCTTCGAGCACCTCGAGCAGGTCCGCGTTCGAGCAATTCTTGTCGTTGCGGAAGACGCGCGCCTTCACCAATTCGCCCGGCAGGCAGAAGGGGACGAAGACTACCCAGCCATCGATCCGGCCGATGCCCACGCCGAGGTTGCTGAGCGCGTCGATGCGCAGCTCGATCTCCTGATGGTAGGCGAACGGGTGGGGGTGGAACTTTTTCGGCGGACGCTGCACGGAGCGGGGTTACGGGGCAGAACGGAAATTGCCAAGTCGTCATCATCGCGGACTTGCGAAATCAGCCGGGGCTGCGATGGGAGAATATGGCCGAAACCTTCCACGCATGGGCTGCCGCCGACCGCGGAGCAAAACTCCAGCCGTTCGATTATTCGCCGGGCCCACTGGGTCCAGAGCAGGTGCAAATCCGCGTCGAGAGCTGCGGGCTGTGCCATTCGGACCTCTCGATGCTCGATAACGACTGGGGAAACTCCGTCTATCCGCTCGTCCTCGGCCATGAAGCGATCGGGATCGTTGAGGCGGCGGGAGATTTCGCGAAGGGCGTGAAGGTCGGCGACCGCGTCGGCCTAGGCTGGTTCGCGGGGTCATGCATGCATTGCCGCCCCTGTCTCTCCGGTCGTCATAACCTCTGCGCCACGGCCGAGCAGACGATCGTAGGCCGCCACGGCGGCTTCGCGGATCGCGTGCGCTGCCACTGGAGCTGGGCTCTGAAGTTGCCGGAGGGCATCGACCCGAAAAAGGCCGGGCCGCTGTTCTGCGGCGGCATCACCGCCTTCGGGCCGATCGCCGACTTCGGCGTGAAGCCGACCCATCGCGTCGGCGTGATTGGCATTGGGGGGCTGGGTCACCTCGCGCTGCAATTTCTTTCAAAGTGGGGCTGCCACGTGACGGCTTTCACTTCGAGTGACTCGAAGTCGGCGGAAGCCAAGGCGCTCGGCGCGAATGCAGTCCTGAACTCCCGCGATAGTGCAGCCATGAAATCAGCGGCGGGCAGCTTCGACTTCATCCTCTCCACGGTGAACGTGCCGCTCGATTGGAGTGCCTACATCAACCTGCTCGCTCCGGACGGCCGGCTGCATTTCGTCGGTGCCGTGCTGGAGCCCATCGAGGTGCAGGCCTTCTCGCTGATCGGCCAGCGCAAGCGCATCTCCGGCTCACCGCTCGGGGCACCCGCCACGGTCCTTGATATGCTCGATTTCTGCGCCCGCCACGGCATCGCCCCGCAAACGGAAACCTTCGCGATGGCGGATGTAAACGATGCGCTGGAACACCTCAAGGCGGGCAAGGCACGCTATCGCATCGTGCTGGAGAACTGAACGATCCCTACACGAAAAAGCCGCCATCTCACGCGGGATGCCGGCTTTCGTGTGAATAGGATTTGTTAGAAATCGAACTGGTCGATGTTCTCCTTCGTGAACGCGAATGGCGTGCCGAGCAGGATGTTGTCGCCTTCGATCTTCATCGCACCGAGCTTACCGGCCTTGAATTCGGTGGCCCCTGACTTGAGCTCGCCCTTCGCCAGCGCGGCCGCGGCTTGGATGGTGAGGTAACCGAGGTCTTCGACCTTCCAGAGGATCACCGCCTGGGTGACGCCTTCCTTCACATAGGCCTTGTTTTCGCTTGGCAGGCCGAGGCCGACGACTTTCACCGCGCCGGTCTTGCCGGCTTGCTTCACGGCTTCGGCCGCGCCGGGAACGCCCGGCGAGCAGACGGAGATGACCGCCTTGAGATTCGGATGCGCGCTGAGGAGGTTGGTGGTTTCCTGCTGGGCCTTGTCCTTGAGGTCGTCGCACGGCTTGATGTCGACGAGCTTCATGTTCGGATACTTCTCCGCCTGGCGTGCCTTGATCGCTGCGATCCAAGCGTTCTGGTTCGCAGCGGTGAGATTGGCGGTGATGATGGCGAACTCACCCTCGCTGCCTACCAGCGTGGCGGCGTTGTCGAGCAACGCATCGCCGATGCCCTTTTCGGTGGCTTGGTTGACGAAGAACGAACGGGCGTCGGTCTGCGCGTCCGCATCATAGGTGACGACCTTGATGCCCTTCTCTTGGGCCTTGCGCAGTGCGGTGGAAAGGCCGTCCTTGTTCTCACAAGCGGCGGCGATCACATCCACGCCGAGCGAGATCCAGTTCTCGACGATCTCGTTTTGCTTCGCCGGATCGGAGTTGGTCGGGCCGTCGAAGAGCATCTCGATGCCGAGGTCCTTGGCCGCGGCACGGGCACCCTTCTCACAGGTGACGAAGTACTGGTTGCCCTTGCTCTTCGGCAGGAAGCCGATGGTGAGATTGCCACCTTTGCCACCAGCGGATTCACCGGATGGCTTGCAAGCGGTAAGGAAGGGGACGGCGCAGAGCGCGAGCGAGCAGAGGATGCGTTTCATGGGTTAGACTGCTTTGAAATCTGCCGGCGAGATCGCCGGGTGGCGAGGTTTTTGGAGATGGGACCGACGGCCAGGGCTAGCAGGAGCAGCACGCCGGTGAGCACGCCGGAGAGCTCGCGTGAAATGCTGGCAATCGGCTGGTCGAAGAGCTTGTAGGCGGTGATGCGGCTGAGGCCGTTGTTGAGAATGGCGATGGCGAGGTAGCCGAGGAAGGTTCCGCCAACGGTGCCGGAGCCGCCGAAGATGCTGGTGCCGCCGAGCACCACCGCGGTGATCGCGAGCAGCTCGTAGTTGATGCCCGCGTTTGCGCGGGCTTCGCCGAGACGGGCGACAAGAATCACCGCGGCAAGCCCGGCCACTGCGCCCGCGAGGATGTAGGCAAGGCTCAAGTTCCGCTCGACCGGGATGCCCGCGTAGCGCGAGCCCTCCGGCGAGTAGCCGATGGCGCGAAACGAACGGCCGATGGTGGTGCGATGAACGAGCAGCCAGATGCCGATCGCCACCGGGATGAAGATCCACATCTGCGCTGGGATGCCGGCGACGTCGGAATTGCCGAGATTGAGGAAGGATTTCGAGAAGCCGGAGTAGGACTTGGATCCTTTTGTCAGGGCCTCGGCCAAGCCGCGGAACAAGGAGAAGGTGCCGAGCGTGACGATCAGCGGCGGCAGCTTGAAGCGTGCGATGAGCAGCGCATTGATGCCGCCACCCACCATGCCGATGACGACGGAGAGGACGCCCGCGACCAACGGTGACAGCGACGCGTCATTCACCAGGATCCCGAAGCAGACCGCGCAGAGACCCATCATCGAGCCGACGGAAAGGTCGATGCCACCGGTGAGGATGACCGGCGTCATCGCGAGCGCGAGCAGGCCGACCTCGACGGAGAAGCGGAAGATATTGGAAACGTTCGAGGCGACCAGGAAGCTACGGCCGAATGCTTGGAAGAGGATAATCTCCAGCACGATAACCACCACCAGCACGACCTCGTGCCGGAGAAGAAGGCTCTTGATGGACTTCGCGGAACTCATGCGGTGGCTTTCTTCGAACGCTTGAGGCCGTCGGCGATCACGGCGAGCAGGATGACCATGCCTTGGATCGCGCGTTCCCAATATGGGGGCAGGTGGAAATGCGTGAGCGCCGGGTTGATGTTGGCGAGCAACAGCAGGCCTAGCAGGACGCCCCAGAGATTGCCGCGACCGCCATTGATGGCGACGCCGCCGACGACCGCGGCGGCGATGACTTTCAGCTCAAGGCCGTCACCGGCGTTCGGCTGGACTTGAGGCGATTGGACGAGGTTGATCACCGCGGCGATGCCTGCGAGGGCACCCATAAGTGCGAATACGCCAAAGGTGGTCCACTTTGGGTTGATGCCGGCCAAACGAGCCGCTTCGGCGTCGGTGCCGACGGCATAGACGTAGCGGCCACCGGCGAGATTTTTCATTGCCCATGCAGCGAACAAGAGCAGTGCCACCGCGACGGTGATGACAATGCCTTGCCCGGTTGCCTGATTGAGGCCGAACCATTGGAAGCCGGCGGGAAGATTCATCAGGCGACCTTGTTGCCACAGTCGCAATAGCTCATTCCACGTCACCATGGTCGCGAGCGTGACGACGATGCTTGGCAGTCCTAGCCATGCGACCAGCAGGCCATTGAAGGCACCCATCACGACGCCGGTGCCGACCGCCGCCAACACGGCGACGGGCAGGGGCATGCCCGCTGCGGCGACGATCCCGGCGATCACCGCGCACATGCTGAATTGCGCGCCGATGGAAATGTCGATCTGCCGCGTAATGATCACCAGCGTGATGCCGATCGCAGCGACCAGCGCTGGCATCTGCGAGGTGGTGCGGGAAAGCAGCGGCTGCAGCTCGTAGAAATTCGGCGCGAAGATAGCGAGTGCTACCAGCAGCAAGCCAAGCGCTCCGGCCACGGTGATCTCGCGGGAATACTTGCCGCTCATGCGACCTCCTTCCCGTTGCTTTGGCCAAGCGCGGCAGCCATCACGTCATGCGCATCGGTGCCGCCGGGAAGTACGGCGGTCACCGTGCCTCCACGCATCACCGCGATGCGGTCGCTCATGCCGAGCACTTCCGGCAGGTCGCTGGAAATCATCAGCACCGCGAGGCCCTCTTTCGCGAGGCCGCGGATGATCTTGTGAATCTCGCTCTTCGCACCGACGTCAACGCCTTGCGTGGGTTCGTCAAGGATCAGCAACTTCGGCTTGGTCGCAAGCCAACGCGAGACGCTGACCTTTTGCTGATTGCCGCCGCTGAGGCTGCCGCCGGGAGCATCCGGTCCGTAGGCCTTGATGCCGAGGTCGCGGATGAAGTCCTGCGCCATCTCCGTCTCCGCCTTGAAGCGCAGCCACGTGCCGGGGAAGAGTACCGGATGCACTGCCATCGTGATGTTGTGCGCGATCGGCATTTCCAGGATCACGCCATGGCGGCGGCGGTCCTCGGGCACATACGCGATACCATGCGAGATTGCTTCGCGCGGATTCGAAATGGAGAGCTTCTTGCCGTTCAGCACGACTTCGCCGGAGTCGGCGGGCGTGATGCCGAAGAGCACACGCGCCAACTCCGTGCGCCCCGCGCCGACGAGGCCCGCCATGCCGACGATTTCACCGGCGCGCACTTCGAGGTTTACGCCTTGCACGCCGCCGCCGGCACAACTGACGTTCTTCAGCGAAAGCACCACATCACCGGGCTGGCCTTCGGCCGAAGGATAAAGCGTGGCAACCTCGCGACCGACCATCAGCTTGATCATCGCTGCTTCGTCGAGGTCATCGACCCGGTTCGTGCCGACGCTCTCGCCATCGCGCAAGACAGTCACTCGATCGGCGAGCGCGAAGATTTCCTCCAAGCGGTGTGAGATGTAAACGACACCAACGCCATTCTTTCGCAGGTCTCTCACCACAGCGAAGAGCAGATGCTGCTCCTTCTGCGTAAGCGAAGCCGTCGGCTC
Coding sequences:
- a CDS encoding sugar ABC transporter ATP-binding protein — its product is MKPLLQLSDIRKSFGAVRALKGVSFELLPGEVHALLGENGAGKSTLIKVITGAHAPDEGTLVVGEETLRSLTPSHARELGIACIYQQPALFPDLTVAENIGLRLKKTSAFAKVNHAERRAKALELLKRIGAEISPDAEVRSLSMPEQQLVEIACALGSGARIVIMDEPTASLTQKEQHLLFAVVRDLRKNGVGVVYISHRLEEIFALADRVTVLRDGESVGTNRVDDLDEAAMIKLMVGREVATLYPSAEGQPGDVVLSLKNVSCAGGGVQGVNLEVRAGEIVGMAGLVGAGRTELARVLFGITPADSGEVVLNGKKLSISNPREAISHGIAYVPEDRRRHGVILEMPIAHNITMAVHPVLFPGTWLRFKAETEMAQDFIRDLGIKAYGPDAPGGSLSGGNQQKVSVSRWLATKPKLLILDEPTQGVDVGAKSEIHKIIRGLAKEGLAVLMISSDLPEVLGMSDRIAVMRGGTVTAVLPGGTDAHDVMAAALGQSNGKEVA
- a CDS encoding ABC transporter permease, coding for MSGKYSREITVAGALGLLLVALAIFAPNFYELQPLLSRTTSQMPALVAAIGITLVIITRQIDISIGAQFSMCAVIAGIVAAAGMPLPVAVLAAVGTGVVMGAFNGLLVAWLGLPSIVVTLATMVTWNELLRLWQQGRLMNLPAGFQWFGLNQATGQGIVITVAVALLLFAAWAMKNLAGGRYVYAVGTDAEAARLAGINPKWTTFGVFALMGALAGIAAVINLVQSPQVQPNAGDGLELKVIAAAVVGGVAINGGRGNLWGVLLGLLLLANINPALTHFHLPPYWERAIQGMVILLAVIADGLKRSKKATA
- a CDS encoding phosphotransferase enzyme family protein gives rise to the protein MVPSTSPVHPVDPALQESIARISNQFAIEGEFIEGEEIESGHINSTYRATFETSSGARHRYILQRINEKVFKDPVAVMRNVECVTRHINWKVLRVKKDLGGQTLSLYPGRGGRSWVVGPNGGIWRCYNSIEGCVTYDIIENTRQAFQAARAFGSFQDLVSDLPASEIEETIPDFHHTRKRFERLMRVADADPHGRAGSVGAELEFVRQREKDVGVIIDLLATHSIPTRITHNDTKINNVMIDADTDEAVCVIDLDTVMPGASLYDFGDLVRTATSPAAEDERDLSKVVMQMPMFEALVDGYLDAADDFLNDAEIEHLAFSGKLITFETGMRFLTDFLEGDGYFKIHREGHNLDRCRTQFKLVAEIERQQETMEKFVRKVRRGKR
- a CDS encoding DMT family transporter; this encodes MNSWILLVLAGLLEICWALGLKSTEGFTRLWPSVFVGSALVASLVLLSLAVKNLPVGTAYAVWVGIGAAGAAIAAVFLHGETMTPARALFLGLLVVAIIGLKFTSTAH
- a CDS encoding class I SAM-dependent RNA methyltransferase, which codes for MQRPPKKFHPHPFAYHQEIELRIDALSNLGVGIGRIDGWVVFVPFCLPGELVKARVFRNDKNCSNADLLEVLEASPERGEPKCPLFGTCGGCQYQHLSYQAQLDWKTRQVGELLQHMAGIEFPVLPCIPSPKIWNYRSKITPHFDRPKDGVIGPIGFLPNGRRSIIDVPQCPIAMEEINAALPRERESARQRAKQFKKGATLLLRATEGRVETNPNAVVTEHVGELSFDFLAGEFFQNNPFILPAFTGHAAEEAKAGGARFLVDAYCGSGLFALTLAKNFEQVAGVEVSEAAADWARRNAESNGITNARFLAASAETIFADIEFPANETAVLIDPPRKGCSPEFLEQLIAFAPSRVVYVSCDPATQVRDLAILKQGGFELQKVQPFDLFPHTRHLECVMTLTRRTTD
- a CDS encoding macro domain-containing protein → MKITLCYRDEPLGEAWRHCFEGLNEVAILEGDICQLSCDAVVSPANSFGFMDGGLDHLLSERFGWDLQDRVMKAIQSRPMRELLIGEAIVVATEDVRVPWLIAAPTMRVPMRIRNSIHAYLAMKAILIAAKSHQEEIPITHVAVPGLGTGVGHLAPQVAAAQMAKAYREVMLDEHKYPGSFNEAQRMHLDLNRSAMLYD
- a CDS encoding ABC transporter permease, which encodes MSSAKSIKSLLLRHEVVLVVVIVLEIILFQAFGRSFLVASNVSNIFRFSVEVGLLALAMTPVILTGGIDLSVGSMMGLCAVCFGILVNDASLSPLVAGVLSVVIGMVGGGINALLIARFKLPPLIVTLGTFSLFRGLAEALTKGSKSYSGFSKSFLNLGNSDVAGIPAQMWIFIPVAIGIWLLVHRTTIGRSFRAIGYSPEGSRYAGIPVERNLSLAYILAGAVAGLAAVILVARLGEARANAGINYELLAITAVVLGGTSIFGGSGTVGGTFLGYLAIAILNNGLSRITAYKLFDQPIASISRELSGVLTGVLLLLALAVGPISKNLATRRSRRQISKQSNP
- the ahr gene encoding NADPH-dependent aldehyde reductase Ahr codes for the protein MAETFHAWAAADRGAKLQPFDYSPGPLGPEQVQIRVESCGLCHSDLSMLDNDWGNSVYPLVLGHEAIGIVEAAGDFAKGVKVGDRVGLGWFAGSCMHCRPCLSGRHNLCATAEQTIVGRHGGFADRVRCHWSWALKLPEGIDPKKAGPLFCGGITAFGPIADFGVKPTHRVGVIGIGGLGHLALQFLSKWGCHVTAFTSSDSKSAEAKALGANAVLNSRDSAAMKSAAGSFDFILSTVNVPLDWSAYINLLAPDGRLHFVGAVLEPIEVQAFSLIGQRKRISGSPLGAPATVLDMLDFCARHGIAPQTETFAMADVNDALEHLKAGKARYRIVLEN
- a CDS encoding class I SAM-dependent methyltransferase, which produces MPFSFPGIAADVRRLGDLLALGLRAAEWQAPEKVAVLNLACGRADETGVLLGAVAPQATELFYLGIDLRPPEIAEARSRWIPNAPPGWQLDFRAGDASRTDRMKQLPPFDFTFIRHQNYWHDAAVWEVLYRNALDGLKPGGLLAITSYFDREHELAMACLSQCGGRKLADLRNPHSRPLDDAPNKSVDRRLALFVR
- a CDS encoding autoinducer 2 ABC transporter substrate-binding protein — its product is MKRILCSLALCAVPFLTACKPSGESAGGKGGNLTIGFLPKSKGNQYFVTCEKGARAAAKDLGIEMLFDGPTNSDPAKQNEIVENWISLGVDVIAAACENKDGLSTALRKAQEKGIKVVTYDADAQTDARSFFVNQATEKGIGDALLDNAATLVGSEGEFAIITANLTAANQNAWIAAIKARQAEKYPNMKLVDIKPCDDLKDKAQQETTNLLSAHPNLKAVISVCSPGVPGAAEAVKQAGKTGAVKVVGLGLPSENKAYVKEGVTQAVILWKVEDLGYLTIQAAAALAKGELKSGATEFKAGKLGAMKIEGDNILLGTPFAFTKENIDQFDF